A portion of the Halalkalicoccus subterraneus genome contains these proteins:
- a CDS encoding molecular chaperone TorD family protein, translating into MATDDDERIESVTRTNDLVKNLDVDAGARGAIYALMAQLFTEADEELYAVLSAGEITAECDALLNRTTLDVEPPDLTVEEDREDLSARYNDLFVVGYSEVVDKTDGTVHNEGPPVSLYETDYRPNVSWNDVNLDLARAYEYFGCEVDQEVRRNHDHLRLELEFMGYLCRREAAVDPNVAAARLDFHDRHLRVFAEGLVETLGSEPGTGLYGRLGGFLDRFTSADLEDLAARKDNEEVEGT; encoded by the coding sequence GTGGCGACCGACGATGATGAACGGATCGAATCCGTGACTAGGACGAACGATCTGGTCAAGAACCTCGATGTGGATGCTGGCGCTCGCGGTGCTATCTACGCACTGATGGCTCAGCTGTTTACCGAAGCCGACGAGGAGCTGTACGCTGTGCTGTCCGCTGGCGAGATCACTGCCGAGTGCGACGCACTCCTCAACCGGACTACCCTCGACGTCGAGCCACCGGACCTTACCGTTGAGGAAGATCGAGAGGATCTCTCGGCGCGGTACAATGACCTGTTCGTCGTCGGCTACTCAGAGGTCGTCGATAAGACAGACGGGACCGTTCACAACGAAGGTCCTCCAGTCTCGCTATACGAGACCGATTACCGGCCGAACGTCTCCTGGAACGACGTCAACCTCGATCTGGCGCGAGCCTACGAGTACTTCGGCTGTGAGGTCGACCAAGAGGTGCGTCGCAACCACGACCACCTACGACTCGAACTGGAGTTCATGGGATATCTCTGTCGTCGCGAGGCCGCCGTCGACCCCAACGTCGCGGCTGCACGTTTGGACTTCCACGACCGTCATCTCCGGGTATTTGCTGAGGGACTGGTTGAGACACTTGGATCGGAACCGGGTACCGGCCTTTATGGCCGGCTCGGTGGCTTTTTGGATCGATTCACGAGCGCCGACCTAGAGGATCTGGCTGCCCGTAAGGATAATGAGGAGGTCGAAGGAACGTGA
- a CDS encoding ethylbenzene dehydrogenase-related protein: MDRRPMFLAALLAVSIVVTTLAVPTLVSARPAYEIPVTNVDNGATLDAVDGERWDQAPSAGVSLSSSGAAVPGGDNSTIDEVRVASARTDERLYIRLSWDDPTRDTSADNVRQFADAVAIQVPVNESARPPIAMGSTDNQVNVWYWSGLNDSQELLAGGPGTTTTLDDRNLESDATYRDGRWQVVLSRPLDGAGDNRTSFSAEQDVDAAVAVWNGSDMERSGAKATSEWHYLALGPGPQGPPYEMILWLVAGLGIVFTTLVTIEGVRRTRGE, translated from the coding sequence ATGGACCGTAGACCGATGTTCCTGGCGGCACTACTTGCCGTCAGTATCGTGGTAACGACGCTTGCCGTACCAACACTGGTGTCGGCCCGGCCGGCCTACGAAATCCCGGTTACAAACGTGGATAACGGTGCCACGCTGGATGCGGTCGACGGCGAGAGGTGGGACCAAGCTCCGTCCGCCGGCGTCTCTCTCAGCAGTTCCGGTGCGGCTGTCCCCGGTGGTGATAACAGTACGATCGACGAGGTACGCGTCGCCAGCGCGCGGACCGATGAGCGGCTGTACATTCGTCTGTCCTGGGACGATCCGACGAGAGATACCAGCGCCGACAACGTACGCCAGTTTGCCGATGCAGTCGCAATCCAAGTACCCGTCAACGAGAGCGCGCGACCACCGATTGCCATGGGTAGCACTGACAATCAGGTTAACGTCTGGTACTGGAGCGGACTGAACGACAGTCAGGAACTCCTGGCCGGGGGACCAGGAACGACTACAACCCTTGATGACCGCAACTTAGAGAGCGATGCGACGTACCGCGACGGTCGCTGGCAGGTGGTGTTGTCGCGACCGCTGGACGGAGCGGGCGATAACCGGACATCCTTCTCTGCGGAGCAAGACGTTGACGCCGCCGTCGCGGTCTGGAACGGATCGGACATGGAGCGCTCTGGTGCGAAAGCGACCAGCGAATGGCACTACCTTGCGCTCGGTCCGGGCCCGCAGGGTCCGCCCTACGAGATGATCCTCTGGCTCGTTGCCGGCCTTGGGATCGTTTTCACGACGCTGGTGACTATCGAGGGCGTCCGCCGAACGAGGGGTGAGTGA
- the narH gene encoding nitrate reductase subunit beta, giving the protein MSQAGNGTEVGLADGIDHQVAMVMDLNKCIGCQTCTIACKTNWTDGGGREYMYWNNVETKPGSGYPRDWEEMGGGWDEEGEERTPGELQNKEEYGRAWNFNHEQVMYEGSDEPLRPMEQPDWGPNFDEDEGAGEYPNSYYFYLPRICNHCTHPSCVEACPRSALYKREEDGIVLVDQDRCRGYRYCVEGCPYRKVYYNAMKKTSEKCIFCYPRIEGEGPEGEVMPPSCAEDCPPQLRLVGYLDDEEGPIHKLVNEHEVAVRLHPEYRTEPNVYYIPPFAPPQHSESGESIESERIPRSYLEELFGPDVHEALNTIERERAKVERGEESEVMEMLTTTDTADQYRLEVFD; this is encoded by the coding sequence ATGAGTCAGGCCGGTAATGGCACTGAAGTCGGTCTCGCCGATGGCATCGATCACCAGGTCGCGATGGTGATGGATCTGAACAAGTGCATCGGCTGTCAGACTTGCACCATCGCCTGCAAGACCAATTGGACCGACGGCGGCGGCCGGGAGTACATGTACTGGAACAACGTCGAGACCAAGCCCGGTTCGGGCTACCCACGGGACTGGGAGGAGATGGGCGGTGGCTGGGACGAAGAGGGCGAGGAACGCACGCCCGGCGAGTTACAGAATAAAGAAGAGTACGGCCGCGCCTGGAATTTCAATCACGAGCAGGTGATGTACGAAGGCAGCGACGAGCCCTTGCGGCCGATGGAACAGCCCGACTGGGGACCGAACTTCGACGAGGACGAGGGTGCCGGCGAGTACCCCAACTCCTATTACTTCTATCTCCCCAGGATCTGCAATCACTGCACTCACCCTTCCTGCGTTGAGGCCTGTCCGCGCTCAGCGCTGTACAAACGAGAGGAGGACGGCATTGTCCTCGTTGACCAAGACCGCTGCCGTGGTTATCGCTACTGCGTCGAGGGGTGTCCCTACAGGAAAGTCTACTACAATGCGATGAAGAAGACCTCCGAGAAATGTATCTTCTGCTACCCGCGTATCGAGGGCGAGGGGCCGGAGGGTGAGGTCATGCCACCGTCCTGTGCGGAGGATTGTCCACCTCAACTCCGCCTAGTCGGCTACCTTGACGACGAGGAGGGTCCGATTCACAAGCTCGTTAACGAGCACGAGGTCGCCGTGCGCCTTCATCCCGAATACCGCACGGAACCGAACGTCTATTACATTCCGCCATTCGCACCGCCACAGCACTCCGAGAGCGGTGAGTCAATTGAGTCCGAACGTATCCCCCGGAGCTACCTCGAAGAGCTGTTCGGTCCCGACGTCCACGAGGCACTGAACACGATCGAACGAGAGCGAGCGAAAGTCGAACGCGGTGAAGAAAGCGAGGTCATGGAGATGTTGACGACGACCGACACTGCGGATCAGTACCGTCTGGAGGTGTTCGACTGA
- a CDS encoding nitrate reductase subunit alpha, with the protein MSDSNDFHDNSESATSGTDTTRRDFLKGIGLGTALGVTGVGLAQQGEMETLQVVDDPIGDYPYRDWEDLYREQWDWDSTARSTHSVNCTGSCSWEVYVRNGQVWRESQAGDYPQFDESAPDPNPRGCQKGACYSDYVNADHRVLHPLRRTGERGEGKWERISWDEALTEIAEEVVNTVQAGEYDGINGFTPIPAMSPVSFASGSRLLDLLGGVTLSFYDWYSDLPPGEPITWGTQTDNAESADWYHADYIIAWGSNINVTRIPDAKYFLEAAYNDTKRVGVFTDYSQTAIHCDDWLSPEPGSDPALALGMARTIVEEGLYDEAHLKEQSDMPLLVREDTGKFLRAAEVDGLGGGVDDPEKVFVMQDGGGGLRTAPASLGDRDGQHDDTATIELNFDPQLSVDTSVSTTDGQVSVRSVWENLQDELAQYTPEYVNEVTGVGRETHQEVAREFANVERGKIIHGKGVNDWYHNDLGNRAIQLLVTLTGNLGRQGTGFDHYVGQEKIWTYNGWRNLSYPTGNVRAVPTTLWTYFHCNILENVDEGTAELIQESIDRGWMPVYPAEREGGSRPDPSVLFMWRGNYFNQSKGNVAIEEQLWPKLDLIVDINFRMDSSALYSDIVLPTASHYEKYDLSMTDMHSYVHPFTPAVEPLGESKTDWQIFRELAAKIQEVAQNRGVEPVADRDYDREIDLQSVHDDFVRDWETGEEGALADDRAACEFILEHSEETNPEDSDEQITFEDIDEQPQRFLAVGDHWTSDIEEGEPFTAWQRYVQDKQPWPTFTGRQQYYVDHDWFLDLNEQLPTHKESPTLQDREEYPLRYNTPHGRWSIHSTWRDSTKMLRLQRGEPVVYLNPEDMDERDIQDGDTVRLYNDVGELEIQAKRYPSSEPGTARMYFAWERFQFPDRNNFNSLVSMYMKPTQLVQYPEDTGEHLSFRPNYWGPTGVNSDVRVEVERVGESADADADEESERPAVTGEDDGTENETGDDNATTDGSNNLIDGIGGLKGGDGR; encoded by the coding sequence ATGAGTGACAGTAACGACTTCCATGACAACTCGGAATCGGCTACCAGTGGTACCGACACGACACGCCGAGACTTCCTAAAAGGGATCGGTCTTGGTACGGCGCTGGGGGTTACCGGCGTCGGTCTCGCCCAGCAAGGGGAGATGGAGACACTCCAGGTCGTTGACGATCCGATCGGCGACTACCCCTACCGCGACTGGGAGGACCTCTACCGTGAGCAGTGGGACTGGGACTCGACGGCCCGCTCGACCCATAGCGTCAACTGCACCGGTAGTTGTTCGTGGGAGGTCTACGTTCGCAATGGCCAAGTCTGGCGTGAATCGCAGGCCGGCGACTACCCCCAGTTCGACGAGAGCGCACCGGATCCCAACCCACGTGGATGCCAGAAAGGTGCCTGCTACTCCGACTACGTTAACGCCGATCATCGCGTACTCCACCCCTTGCGCCGCACCGGCGAGCGCGGGGAAGGCAAGTGGGAACGGATCTCCTGGGACGAGGCGCTGACCGAAATTGCCGAGGAAGTGGTGAACACGGTCCAGGCAGGGGAGTACGACGGTATCAACGGCTTTACTCCTATTCCCGCGATGAGCCCAGTCTCATTTGCCTCTGGGAGCCGCCTGCTTGACCTACTGGGGGGTGTGACGCTGTCCTTTTACGACTGGTACTCCGACCTGCCGCCGGGCGAGCCCATTACATGGGGCACCCAGACGGACAACGCCGAGAGTGCCGACTGGTATCACGCTGACTACATCATCGCTTGGGGTTCGAACATCAACGTCACGCGCATCCCCGACGCGAAGTACTTCCTCGAGGCGGCCTACAACGACACGAAACGTGTTGGCGTCTTCACGGACTACTCCCAGACGGCGATCCACTGTGACGACTGGCTGAGCCCCGAACCCGGTAGCGACCCCGCGTTGGCGCTGGGCATGGCCCGGACGATCGTCGAGGAGGGTCTCTACGACGAAGCCCACCTGAAAGAACAGAGCGACATGCCGTTGCTAGTCCGAGAGGATACCGGCAAGTTCCTGCGGGCCGCCGAGGTCGACGGTCTCGGTGGAGGGGTCGATGACCCCGAGAAGGTCTTTGTGATGCAGGATGGTGGCGGTGGTCTGCGGACCGCGCCGGCATCTCTAGGTGATCGGGACGGCCAGCACGACGACACGGCGACCATTGAACTCAACTTCGATCCGCAGCTCTCGGTCGATACGTCGGTCTCGACGACCGACGGCCAAGTGTCGGTCCGTTCGGTCTGGGAGAACCTCCAGGACGAACTCGCCCAGTACACGCCCGAGTACGTCAACGAGGTCACCGGCGTCGGCCGCGAAACCCACCAGGAGGTCGCTCGCGAGTTCGCGAATGTCGAACGGGGGAAAATCATCCACGGCAAGGGCGTCAACGACTGGTACCACAATGATCTGGGCAACCGTGCAATCCAGTTACTCGTGACGCTGACGGGTAATCTCGGCCGGCAGGGCACCGGCTTCGACCACTACGTCGGGCAGGAGAAGATCTGGACGTATAACGGCTGGCGGAACCTCTCGTATCCGACCGGCAACGTCCGCGCCGTTCCGACGACGTTGTGGACGTACTTCCACTGTAACATTCTCGAGAACGTCGACGAGGGGACGGCGGAGCTGATTCAGGAGTCAATCGACCGTGGCTGGATGCCGGTATACCCCGCCGAACGAGAGGGCGGCTCCCGTCCCGATCCCAGTGTCCTGTTTATGTGGCGAGGGAACTACTTCAACCAGTCCAAGGGCAACGTCGCCATAGAGGAGCAGCTGTGGCCGAAGCTCGATCTGATCGTCGACATCAATTTCCGGATGGACTCCTCGGCGCTGTACTCCGACATCGTCCTGCCAACGGCCAGTCATTATGAAAAGTACGACCTTTCGATGACGGATATGCACAGCTACGTCCATCCGTTCACGCCGGCAGTCGAACCGCTGGGTGAATCGAAGACCGACTGGCAGATCTTCCGTGAGTTGGCCGCAAAGATACAGGAAGTCGCCCAGAATCGCGGAGTCGAGCCAGTAGCGGATCGCGATTACGATCGCGAGATTGACCTGCAGAGCGTCCACGATGACTTCGTTCGCGACTGGGAAACCGGTGAGGAGGGTGCGCTGGCCGACGATCGCGCCGCCTGTGAGTTCATCCTCGAACATTCCGAGGAGACCAACCCTGAGGACTCTGACGAGCAAATCACCTTCGAAGACATCGATGAGCAGCCCCAGCGTTTCCTCGCGGTCGGTGACCACTGGACCTCGGACATAGAGGAGGGCGAACCGTTCACCGCCTGGCAGCGGTATGTCCAGGATAAACAGCCTTGGCCGACCTTTACCGGCCGCCAGCAGTACTACGTCGATCACGACTGGTTTCTCGACCTCAACGAGCAGCTGCCGACTCACAAGGAGTCGCCGACGCTGCAGGACCGCGAGGAGTACCCCCTGCGGTACAACACGCCTCATGGCCGGTGGTCAATCCACTCGACCTGGCGGGATTCGACGAAAATGCTCCGGCTTCAGCGGGGCGAACCCGTCGTTTACCTCAACCCCGAGGACATGGACGAACGGGACATCCAAGACGGGGACACCGTCCGACTGTACAACGACGTCGGCGAACTGGAGATTCAGGCCAAGCGCTATCCCAGTAGCGAACCCGGTACGGCTCGGATGTACTTCGCTTGGGAGCGGTTCCAGTTCCCCGATCGCAACAACTTCAACTCACTCGTGTCCATGTACATGAAACCTACTCAGCTCGTTCAGTACCCCGAAGACACCGGCGAACACCTCTCCTTCCGTCCGAACTACTGGGGCCCGACCGGCGTCAATAGTGACGTCCGCGTCGAGGTCGAACGGGTCGGGGAGAGCGCCGACGCCGATGCCGACGAGGAATCCGAACGGCCGGCCGTCACCGGCGAAGACGATGGTACCGAAAACGAAACCGGCGACGACAATGCGACTACCGATGGATCGAACAATCTGATCGATGGAATCGGCGGCCTAAAGGGAGGTGACGGCCGATGA
- a CDS encoding cytochrome b: protein MGRLNRLYGWFDNRLNLSKDQAFLGKAFPAEDSYLLGEIAAFCFSLLVLTGIFLGFFFEPSTSDVVYEGSIAEYQGEEIPEAFVSVLNITYDVPFGMFIRRMHHWAAHLFVASIGLHMLRVFFTGAYRNPREINWLVGTALAGLAMGAAYTGYVLPFDEFATTAAGIGYNIATSIPLIGDAIGQIVFGGDFPSTATVPRLFFLHVLVIPLAIAGLLGVHFFILIRQKHTEAPRDEDVRGREHVDRDDDSVVVGLPMVPNQAAISAVVFFLTLAVLSLLAGFLPVHNIAEYGPNDPASTPSLVMPDWFLMWGYGFLKLTPSWMSFDLLGIHISSEFIGGLLLPGLVFVAVAVWPFIDYESEPTHFGANPLERPFPTAVGIAGIVFVMLASIAGMDVIVADLVGSTTAAIRPYLTAMLIIGPILAGLATYAVLGGFDDSGWAGSLAIGDGGSERGRVDTSNETQPTTNEDDHRSEDTHE, encoded by the coding sequence ATGGGACGACTCAACCGTCTCTATGGTTGGTTCGATAATCGACTCAATCTCAGCAAGGACCAGGCGTTCCTTGGAAAGGCCTTCCCCGCAGAGGATTCGTACCTGCTCGGGGAAATTGCTGCCTTTTGTTTCTCGTTGCTGGTACTGACGGGCATCTTCCTTGGCTTCTTCTTCGAGCCGAGTACCTCGGACGTCGTATACGAGGGTAGCATCGCCGAGTACCAAGGCGAGGAGATTCCTGAGGCGTTCGTCAGTGTCCTCAACATCACCTATGACGTGCCCTTCGGCATGTTTATTCGGCGAATGCACCACTGGGCGGCTCACTTATTCGTTGCCTCAATCGGATTGCACATGTTACGAGTGTTCTTCACGGGTGCGTATCGCAATCCCCGCGAGATCAATTGGCTCGTTGGGACTGCTCTCGCCGGTCTTGCAATGGGAGCGGCCTACACTGGCTACGTGTTGCCCTTCGACGAGTTCGCCACCACTGCCGCAGGCATCGGTTACAACATCGCCACGTCGATACCGTTGATTGGCGACGCTATCGGTCAGATCGTCTTCGGAGGTGATTTCCCCTCAACTGCAACCGTGCCCAGACTTTTCTTCCTCCACGTCCTCGTGATACCTCTGGCAATCGCCGGTTTACTAGGCGTACATTTCTTCATTTTGATACGCCAGAAGCATACGGAGGCCCCACGTGACGAAGATGTGCGTGGACGCGAGCACGTCGACCGGGACGACGATAGCGTCGTGGTTGGCCTGCCGATGGTACCCAATCAGGCCGCGATCAGTGCCGTCGTCTTCTTCCTGACGCTGGCAGTGCTCTCGTTGCTGGCCGGGTTCCTTCCCGTCCACAACATCGCCGAGTACGGCCCGAACGACCCAGCGAGTACGCCCTCACTGGTCATGCCCGACTGGTTCCTGATGTGGGGGTACGGCTTCCTGAAACTGACACCGTCCTGGATGAGTTTTGACCTGCTTGGGATCCACATCAGTTCCGAGTTCATTGGTGGGCTGCTGTTGCCTGGACTGGTGTTCGTCGCCGTCGCCGTCTGGCCGTTCATCGACTACGAGTCGGAACCGACCCACTTCGGAGCTAACCCCCTAGAGCGGCCCTTCCCTACTGCGGTCGGCATCGCTGGGATCGTCTTTGTGATGCTGGCCTCGATTGCCGGCATGGACGTCATCGTTGCCGATCTCGTTGGGTCGACGACGGCCGCAATCAGGCCGTATCTGACTGCGATGCTGATTATCGGTCCCATCCTCGCCGGCCTCGCAACCTACGCCGTCCTCGGTGGCTTCGACGATAGCGGATGGGCCGGCAGTTTGGCCATTGGTGATGGGGGCAGTGAACGGGGTCGCGTCGACACGTCGAACGAGACACAGCCGACCACCAACGAGGACGACCACCGATCGGAGGACACCCATGAGTAA
- a CDS encoding QcrA and Rieske domain-containing protein — MEEHTQRKILSRSYPTVDSGEHSEANTGDSSEAPVDDCPCSRTETAEAPSIYKEFWRDNRAMMERRDYAKVLATISGLTAVGTLAVPLAGLTRVFERSYTGPVFSDGVALVDSEGERIEEGRLAEGEQLTVFPEPRPGIDQAPTLLVRFPTEAYGGATKLAYTTAGYAAYSKVCTHAGCMVADRDGDTLVCPCHSGRFDPLSGASVTGGPPPRPLPQLPITVSGGGELIAVGDFDGSVGAGGDE, encoded by the coding sequence ATGGAGGAACACACACAACGCAAGATCCTCTCGCGGTCGTATCCGACAGTAGACTCCGGGGAGCATTCGGAGGCCAACACGGGTGATAGCAGCGAAGCCCCTGTCGACGACTGTCCATGTTCTAGGACAGAGACAGCTGAAGCGCCGAGCATCTACAAGGAGTTCTGGCGTGACAACCGGGCGATGATGGAACGACGGGATTATGCGAAAGTGCTGGCGACCATCAGCGGTCTGACCGCCGTCGGCACCCTCGCTGTACCACTCGCGGGTCTGACCCGGGTCTTTGAGCGTTCCTATACCGGGCCCGTCTTCTCCGATGGTGTCGCCCTCGTCGATAGCGAGGGCGAACGGATCGAGGAAGGCCGCTTGGCCGAGGGCGAACAACTGACCGTCTTTCCGGAGCCACGACCGGGTATTGATCAGGCACCGACGCTGCTCGTACGTTTCCCGACGGAGGCCTATGGTGGCGCGACCAAACTCGCGTATACCACCGCCGGCTACGCTGCCTACTCAAAGGTCTGTACGCATGCAGGCTGTATGGTTGCTGACCGTGATGGTGATACGCTGGTCTGTCCCTGTCACTCGGGTCGCTTCGATCCACTTTCAGGCGCCAGCGTGACCGGTGGCCCGCCGCCACGCCCGCTCCCACAGCTCCCGATCACCGTTTCAGGCGGCGGGGAACTAATCGCCGTCGGGGATTTTGATGGCTCTGTCGGGGCAGGAGGGGATGAGTAA
- a CDS encoding type II toxin-antitoxin system PemK/MazF family toxin — translation MTESPSSPLYEPGDVVYGADPFKGSETARPWLILSNHEGKPFYGEQYIALTLTTRSWLDGLIEIPDMAWIRGGTPRSSRIVPWGVQSLAQDDLDHWQGRLSTALTDRARETLTRHL, via the coding sequence GTGACTGAGTCACCCTCATCCCCTCTCTATGAGCCGGGCGACGTCGTCTATGGGGCCGACCCATTCAAAGGATCAGAAACGGCTCGCCCCTGGCTCATTCTGTCGAATCATGAGGGTAAACCGTTCTACGGTGAGCAGTATATTGCACTGACTCTCACGACACGATCGTGGTTAGATGGATTGATCGAGATCCCCGATATGGCCTGGATTCGCGGTGGAACACCTCGCTCTAGTCGGATCGTCCCCTGGGGTGTTCAGTCACTTGCGCAAGATGATCTCGACCATTGGCAAGGACGCCTCTCAACAGCTCTTACGGATCGTGCTCGGGAAACGCTCACCAGACATCTATAG
- a CDS encoding MarR family transcriptional regulator codes for MSIDRETFERATEDELRDVSVPDQVLAFLTAHRDRAFKATEIARQLDLEPDTVSTALTRLKSRELVEHKSAYWALTNDTERLQHSAGYERATQLFNDQLGAEATDDWEAHAPAEPHPSLQSDNNTDSS; via the coding sequence ATGTCGATCGACCGCGAGACGTTCGAGCGGGCGACTGAGGACGAGCTGAGAGACGTCTCGGTTCCAGACCAAGTTCTCGCCTTCCTTACTGCTCACCGAGATCGAGCGTTCAAGGCCACAGAGATCGCTCGACAGCTCGATCTCGAACCGGATACAGTAAGCACAGCGCTGACTCGTCTGAAATCCCGAGAGCTCGTCGAACACAAGTCCGCCTACTGGGCACTGACAAACGACACAGAGCGATTACAGCATTCAGCGGGCTATGAGCGTGCAACCCAATTGTTCAACGACCAACTCGGAGCAGAAGCAACAGACGACTGGGAAGCACACGCACCGGCCGAACCACATCCAAGCCTCCAGTCAGACAACAATACCGACTCCTCGTGA
- a CDS encoding poly-gamma-glutamate hydrolase family protein, translated as MKAVGGGIGLTVGSNAFATRAKAVDSVTVRQNNRDLRGQQERCIISEDLHSALKIPINGQIRVGGQNDETKYESGLYTVTETNLESTTVEMSKDGLDRLDFTNNSSGFVDPNAPHPEYETREMADKNDEYVEILVDNEEQSDLVACAPHGGWIEYRTDAQSAYVATALDVTEWSCAGYNSGGGAYDRWHITSTAIDRRSFPKLDSIGDREFTHAVSFHGFSRSGVVIGGNADNDLKKRMRDEIDSLTNGKYDITLADSDSPYSGTSSENFVNWLTKDGDGIQIEQGWEARTTDWKTIATAVVKVYRDRVL; from the coding sequence ATGAAAGCAGTAGGAGGAGGAATAGGTCTCACAGTTGGTTCGAATGCTTTTGCAACTAGAGCAAAGGCAGTAGACTCTGTTACAGTACGCCAGAACAACCGTGACTTGCGGGGTCAACAAGAACGCTGCATAATCAGCGAGGATCTCCATTCCGCGCTGAAGATACCAATAAATGGACAGATACGTGTCGGAGGACAGAATGATGAGACAAAATACGAATCCGGGTTGTATACAGTTACGGAGACCAATCTTGAATCGACTACAGTCGAGATGAGTAAAGACGGATTAGACCGGCTTGACTTTACGAACAATTCATCTGGATTTGTTGATCCGAATGCACCCCATCCAGAATATGAGACGAGAGAGATGGCGGACAAAAACGATGAATACGTCGAGATACTCGTTGATAATGAGGAGCAGTCAGACCTAGTTGCGTGTGCACCTCATGGGGGCTGGATCGAATACCGAACTGATGCGCAATCAGCATACGTTGCTACTGCATTAGACGTAACTGAATGGTCATGTGCAGGTTACAACAGTGGAGGAGGAGCGTATGACCGATGGCACATTACGTCAACAGCGATTGATAGACGGTCGTTCCCGAAGCTAGACAGTATTGGCGATCGAGAATTTACGCACGCAGTGAGTTTCCATGGGTTTTCCCGCTCAGGAGTCGTGATTGGTGGTAATGCGGACAATGATCTCAAGAAGAGAATGCGTGATGAAATAGACTCACTGACTAATGGGAAGTATGATATCACTCTTGCTGATAGTGATAGTCCTTACTCGGGTACTTCCTCCGAGAACTTCGTCAATTGGCTCACTAAAGACGGAGATGGAATCCAAATAGAACAAGGGTGGGAGGCACGGACCACCGATTGGAAAACAATTGCGACAGCAGTTGTCAAAGTATATAGAGATCGGGTCCTGTAA